GGATATTTTACCTTTAACCACTCTTCAGGTTTAGTAGGATCACTAAACTGCACTTGGCCACCGCGAGCTAATAACCACATTTGTCCATCGTTAGTAAAACCCATATTTTCCAAACGGCGGGAACTATTGCGGTTATGGGGTTGCCAAGCATTTTGTCCAGGTTCCCAAGTGGAGTAAAAACTACCTTTAGCAGAAACAGCGATATACTTACCGTCAGGCGATCGCTCCATATTCCGCACTACACCAACGGCTGCTTCCAAACTAGCTTTCCAGTTTTGACCACCATCTGTAGTTTGGTAAATAGCTCCCACATCAGTAGCCATTTCCGCTGTATTTTCACCTGTGGCGGTAATTGAAATTGGGCTACCAGGTAACTTTTCGCTTAAAGCAATCCGTGACCAAGACTTGCCTTCATCAGTAGTATGGAGCAGTAGAGAAGGCTCTCCCGCAATCCAACCTTCCTGACCAGAAAAACTCACAGAGTTAAACCGATATCTGGGATCATCTAATTCTAACTTTAGTGGTTGCCAAGTCCCACCACCATCATTAGTTTCTAAGAGAGTGGCATTACCACCCACCAAATAACCATGTTGAGAGTTATTAGCAAAGCCAATGTCTAACAATTTCGCGTTTGTTGGCACATTAATTACCTGCCAAGGACTGGAGCTAATAGAAGGAACACTACTACACCCAATACAGGCGATAACTACTATTAATGCGGCAATAAATCCTTGCCACTTCTTTACAATTGAGTGCATCAGTATTACTGAGGTTTTCCAGTTCAGGTTTAATTAGATTATTGTCGAATTGAGGTAAATAAAGATAGCGGTTTTTACTGTAGTCCGTAAAGACTCAAAAAAAACAAGAATCCCAGAGCCAAAGCCCCAAAAATCAAAATGTTCTTTTGGTTTGGTGTCATTGTATTAACACCTAAACCGTAACCTAGGTTTTCCTTAAAACCAGACGCAGTACCCGCTGGTCCAATATTTGCAAAAACAGTTTTTTTAGCTACACAAACGGGACAACGCCAATTTGTAGGTAGCTGTTCAAAAAGTGTTCCTGCGGGAATATCATTCCTGTCGTCTCCCTTTTCAGGTTCATAAACGTAACCGCAAGAGCGACACTCATAGCGGTCTAACTCTGGAGTTTCCACAGCTTCTTCAGCTTTTTCACTCATAGCTCTTAGTCTCGCAGAGGGGAATTATTAAAGATACGTTACAAATTATGACATAATTGCTGGACTTTTCTATCACGAATCAAAAGGATTCAAATATAAGGATCTACTCTGTCACCCAGATTTCAGAAAGCCCTAACAGATATAATGTAGAAGAAGATTATCCATATATTTCAGTCAACAGTTGTCAGTAACCATCTGTCAAGCTATGAATCTGATAACTGATAGCTTATTCCCTTACACCATTAGCGGTAGAAAACCATTGTGTTTGTTCTTAGCGGTTACGAGTACCTTCTAGGCTTTTTTATTCTGTGTAGCCTAGTTCCAGCCCTAGCACTGTCAGCCTCAAAAATTCTTAGACCCAGTGGGAACAGTCTAGAAAGACGCACTACCTACGAATGCGGACTAGAACCCATTGGCGGAGCTTGGATTCAGTTCAACATTCGTTACTATATGTTTGCTCTGGTCTTCGTTGTTTTTGACGTAGAAACAGTATTTTTGTATCCTTGGGCAGTTGCTTTTAACCGTTTGGGTTTATTGGCATTCATTGAAGCCCTGGTCTTTATTTCAATTCTCATCATCGCCTTAGTTTACGCATGGCGTAAAGGAGCTTTAGAATGGTCCTAAATTCTAATATTATTACCCAGGACACAGAAGAAATCATCAACCCCATGCAACGGCCGACAGTTACCCATGAACTGTCAGAAAACGTTATTTTAACCACCGTTGATGACCTTTACAACTGGGCGCGGCTTTCGAGTTTGTGGCCATTACTATTTGGTACAGCTTGCTGCTTCATTGAATTTG
The window above is part of the Dolichospermum sp. DET69 genome. Proteins encoded here:
- a CDS encoding NAD(P)H-quinone oxidoreductase subunit 3 — translated: MFVLSGYEYLLGFFILCSLVPALALSASKILRPSGNSLERRTTYECGLEPIGGAWIQFNIRYYMFALVFVVFDVETVFLYPWAVAFNRLGLLAFIEALVFISILIIALVYAWRKGALEWS
- a CDS encoding photosynthesis system II assembly factor Ycf48; this encodes MHSIVKKWQGFIAALIVVIACIGCSSVPSISSSPWQVINVPTNAKLLDIGFANNSQHGYLVGGNATLLETNDGGGTWQPLKLELDDPRYRFNSVSFSGQEGWIAGEPSLLLHTTDEGKSWSRIALSEKLPGSPISITATGENTAEMATDVGAIYQTTDGGQNWKASLEAAVGVVRNMERSPDGKYIAVSAKGSFYSTWEPGQNAWQPHNRNSSRRLENMGFTNDGQMWLLARGGQVQFSDPTKPEEWLKVKYPELSTSWGLLDLAYRTPDEIWIGGGSGNLLRSGDGGETWEKDRGVEKVAANLYKIVFFSPDQGFIIGDRGVLLKYNPKTEAAPAPAA
- a CDS encoding rubredoxin, giving the protein MSEKAEEAVETPELDRYECRSCGYVYEPEKGDDRNDIPAGTLFEQLPTNWRCPVCVAKKTVFANIGPAGTASGFKENLGYGLGVNTMTPNQKNILIFGALALGFLFFLSLYGLQ